From one Heterodontus francisci isolate sHetFra1 chromosome 17, sHetFra1.hap1, whole genome shotgun sequence genomic stretch:
- the LOC137378636 gene encoding probable G-protein coupled receptor 139, translating into MKYLFNLIPTLADVEVIYCPVLGAIGVPINLLAIVILSQGNCGLSKCVTHYLVAMAAADLMVVMTDVILRWLIVYFPVSFLDITPVCSLVAMLIISTTEISVWFTVAFTFDRFVAICCQKLKTKYCTEKTARVIIGSVPVLSCLKCIPWFFKFKAQYIFNNLEWFCITKPEYYTSIFWAAYEILHRLLTPLLPFVLILFLNTLTFRHILIASRARRRLQAGSDRESPSDPEMDKRRKSIILLFTISGSFIVLWMTYVTCYLYQRIAFMSDSRTPSPTASTIGYLLQLLSTCTNTCIYTVTQSKFREQLKTVVKYPFTMILRFNKQ; encoded by the coding sequence ttaacttgctggcgattgtgatcctatctCAGGGAaactgcggtctctccaaatgtgtcactcattacCTGGTAGCCATGGCAGCGGCTGATCTCATGGTTGTCATGACTGATGTGATTCTGAGGTGGCTGATTGTTTATTTCCCAGTTTCTTTCCTGGATATTACTCCTGTATGTAGTTTGGTAGCGATGCTCATTATTTCCACCACAGAGATTTCTGTCTGGTTTacagttgctttcacctttgatcgatttgtggccatttgttgccagaagctgaaaactaaatattgcactgagaaaactgcaagggtgattattGGATCAGTGCCTGTACTGAGCTGTTTGAAATGTATTCCCTGGTTCTTCAAATTTAAAGCTCAGTACATCTTCAATAACTTGGAATGGTTTTGCATTACAAAACCAGAGTATTACACTTCAATCTTCTGGGCAGCATACGAGATTCTTCATCGCCTTCTAACCCCTTTGCTCCCATTCGTTTTGATTCTGTTTCTCAACACTCTGACCTTCAGACACATTTTAATAGCTAGTAGAGCCCGCCGGAGACTCCAGGCgggcagtgatagggagagtcccaGTGACCCCGAGATGGACAAACgcagaaaatccatcattttactcttcactatcTCAGGTAGTTTTATTGTTTTATGGATGACCTATGTTACGTGTTACCTGTATCAGCGAATTGCATTCATGTCTGATTCCCGTACCCCTTCACCCACCGCAAGTACCATCGGATACCTGCTCCAGCTCCTCAGTACCTGCACAAACACCTGTATCTACACAGTGACTCAGAGCAAATTCCGAGAGCAGCTGAAAACGGTTGTGAAATATCCTTTCACTATGATTCTCAGATTCAATAAACAGTGA